Proteins encoded by one window of Bacillus anthracis str. Vollum:
- a CDS encoding PRD domain-containing protein, producing MGREQDVRVFMLNLYCSIPGEYWPFPYINKLNLLDLITKLEKNLKVKLYQNAKHTLCILFAITISRLLIGNTIENINEFIKMNKNDEHYKTITGILNELQPHFGVRLSENERSFLAVAFLLSFQNYTTETHKNGLSTYKQTFMPLVKKLQKI from the coding sequence ATGGGTCGAGAACAAGACGTTCGTGTATTTATGTTGAATTTATATTGTAGTATACCTGGAGAATATTGGCCATTTCCTTATATAAACAAATTAAACTTGCTTGATTTAATTACGAAATTAGAAAAAAATTTGAAGGTTAAACTGTACCAAAATGCAAAGCATACTCTATGCATTTTGTTTGCTATAACAATTTCTAGATTACTGATAGGAAATACAATTGAAAACATAAATGAATTTATTAAAATGAATAAAAATGATGAACATTATAAAACTATAACTGGCATTCTCAATGAATTACAACCTCATTTTGGTGTAAGATTATCTGAAAATGAACGTTCATTTCTAGCAGTTGCATTCTTATTATCTTTTCAGAATTACACTACAGAAACTCATAAAAATGGATTATCCACATACAAACAAACATTTATGCCACTTGTAAAAAAATTACAAAAGATTTAG
- a CDS encoding helix-turn-helix domain-containing protein: MILNLSIEKALVRRIKLIRFINQENRWFRIKEISSHLQITDVTVRKDIELLKEEVMESWSLTIEKGKGVYLEKPLNESLSLVESRILRKSLVLKICEELIFKKIPYIHYLKNFIYNPPLCTQLLIN, encoded by the coding sequence ATGATACTAAATCTATCTATTGAAAAAGCACTTGTACGAAGAATCAAGCTAATTCGTTTCATTAATCAAGAAAACCGTTGGTTTAGAATAAAAGAAATATCTAGTCATTTACAAATAACAGATGTAACTGTTCGAAAAGATATAGAATTATTAAAAGAAGAAGTGATGGAATCTTGGAGTTTAACTATTGAAAAAGGAAAGGGGGTTTATTTAGAAAAACCTTTGAATGAATCTCTTTCTCTGGTTGAATCGCGAATTTTAAGAAAATCATTGGTACTAAAAATTTGTGAAGAGCTTATATTTAAAAAAATACCATACATTCATTATCTCAAAAACTTCATTTACAACCCTCCTCTCTGTACACAACTATTAATAAATTAG
- a CDS encoding histidine kinase N-terminal domain-containing protein, whose protein sequence is MEEIKCLLCRYLKERQEKFISDWKKKVIIRERDPYKEEIIKNGEHLLSAFIMYLKEEISLQEIEITSKKIARERIDAKVNIAEFIHNTNVAKIEIMNILTLLNPDLQQYQALVKKINQFFDHLIYYTVHSYYEQKA, encoded by the coding sequence ATGGAAGAAATCAAATGCCTTCTTTGTCGATATTTGAAAGAGCGTCAAGAAAAATTTATATCTGATTGGAAAAAAAAGGTCATTATTCGAGAGAGAGATCCTTATAAAGAGGAAATTATTAAAAATGGGGAACATTTACTTTCTGCTTTTATTATGTACCTGAAAGAAGAAATTAGTTTACAAGAGATAGAAATAACATCCAAAAAAATTGCAAGAGAGCGTATTGATGCAAAAGTAAATATTGCTGAATTTATTCACAATACAAATGTGGCTAAAATAGAAATTATGAATATTTTAACATTATTAAATCCGGATTTACAGCAATACCAAGCATTGGTTAAGAAAATTAACCAATTCTTTGATCATCTTATTTATTACACAGTTCATTCTTATTATGAACAAAAAGCATGA
- a CDS encoding ETX/MTX2 family pore-forming toxin: protein MSLGTTDILQKPIAAHAHYVQSQSTDDVWKWVLDSRGKVTTTFVDVLNTSPGQVKEVIRFDVDNRNMGEAATFKTPQRTFKSVNSITKTSFKEFTFGQEVTGEFGVPYFKKLGVKLTAGQKFGENNSTLESTETTTQYGGDSITVPANKHYAIDYVFTTTNFSGKFQNKREIPGTSNIRVAGFWDPDTGTQRRSEKFLNEKTKYGVVKNLQIAYDELKNNPDQGNLFHDELLSRKNIKIHLGFTNGDDYYLKPEEVKEKILDRVYLDDDKKKVYVLEDAAEFNGQSGIDLSIKVIDRTNNTEKELPKILLF, encoded by the coding sequence ATGAGTTTAGGAACAACAGATATACTACAAAAACCGATTGCTGCACATGCTCATTATGTACAAAGTCAAAGTACTGATGATGTATGGAAATGGGTTCTTGATAGTAGAGGGAAGGTAACAACAACTTTTGTTGACGTTTTAAACACTTCCCCAGGGCAAGTGAAAGAAGTAATTAGGTTTGATGTAGATAATAGGAATATGGGTGAAGCTGCGACATTCAAAACACCACAAAGAACTTTTAAATCAGTAAATTCTATAACGAAAACGAGTTTTAAAGAATTTACATTTGGACAAGAAGTAACAGGGGAATTTGGAGTTCCATATTTTAAAAAACTAGGAGTAAAACTTACTGCTGGACAAAAATTTGGTGAAAACAATTCCACACTTGAATCTACAGAAACAACAACTCAGTATGGAGGAGATAGTATTACTGTCCCTGCAAATAAGCATTATGCCATTGATTATGTATTTACTACTACTAACTTTTCAGGGAAATTCCAAAATAAACGAGAAATACCTGGTACATCCAATATTAGAGTTGCTGGATTCTGGGACCCGGATACAGGTACCCAGAGGAGGAGTGAAAAATTCTTAAATGAGAAAACAAAATATGGTGTAGTAAAGAACCTACAAATAGCTTATGATGAATTAAAAAACAATCCAGATCAGGGTAATCTTTTTCATGATGAGTTGTTATCTAGAAAAAATATTAAAATTCACCTAGGATTCACTAACGGTGATGATTATTACTTAAAACCAGAAGAGGTAAAAGAAAAAATTTTAGATCGAGTATATCTAGATGACGATAAGAAAAAGGTTTACGTATTAGAGGATGCAGCAGAATTTAATGGGCAATCTGGTATTGATTTGAGTATCAAGGTAATAGATCGAACAAATAATACTGAAAAAGAACTGCCGAAAATATTATTATTTTAA
- the lepB gene encoding signal peptidase I codes for MKIIKLLITYGITLLLSLVIALMINIFVFRTYTVEGESMEPTLQEQELIYTSRLDYWFNSLPKYNDIVIIDSYTEKKRTFLDDIKNTNLIELFIEPQTKFFIVKRVIGKPGDTLEIKDRIVYRNGKQLTETYIKEAMYTAMDQKWIVPKNHIFVMGDNRNHSKDSRVMGYIPIERVLATVISK; via the coding sequence ATGAAAATAATAAAATTGTTGATTACATATGGTATAACTTTATTGCTTAGTTTGGTAATTGCGTTAATGATCAATATATTTGTTTTTCGAACGTATACTGTAGAAGGTGAATCGATGGAACCAACCTTACAAGAGCAAGAATTAATCTATACGTCAAGATTAGATTATTGGTTCAATTCTTTACCAAAATATAATGATATTGTTATCATTGACAGTTATACAGAGAAAAAGCGGACATTTTTGGATGACATCAAAAATACAAACTTGATTGAATTATTTATAGAGCCACAAACAAAATTTTTTATTGTAAAAAGAGTTATTGGAAAACCAGGAGATACATTAGAAATTAAAGATCGTATTGTATACCGAAATGGAAAACAATTAACAGAAACCTATATTAAAGAAGCGATGTATACTGCTATGGATCAAAAATGGATAGTACCTAAAAATCATATATTTGTAATGGGGGACAATCGAAATCACAGTAAGGATAGTCGTGTAATGGGGTATATTCCCATCGAACGTGTTCTAGCTACAGTAATTTCTAAATAA
- a CDS encoding ArsR/SmtB family transcription factor, whose translation MTIITNHEIEYKDFEENGELLKIMGHPMRLKIINELYKHKMLNGIQITKILNLPQSTVSQHLCKMKGKILKGNRKGLEIYSSINNPKVEKIIALLIPIE comes from the coding sequence ATGACAATAATTACAAATCATGAAATAGAGTACAAGGATTTTGAAGAAAATGGTGAGCTTTTAAAAATAATGGGACATCCTATGCGTTTAAAGATAATTAATGAGCTCTATAAGCATAAAATGCTAAACGGAATACAAATAACTAAAATCTTAAATCTTCCACAATCAACTGTATCCCAACATCTATGTAAAATGAAAGGGAAAATTTTAAAGGGAAATCGAAAGGGTCTAGAAATCTACTCCAGTATTAATAATCCAAAGGTTGAAAAAATTATTGCGTTATTAATCCCTATCGAATAA
- the capB gene encoding capsule biosynthesis protein CapB, producing MKNIKIVRILKHDEAIRIEHRISELYSDEFGVVYAGNHLIFNWYQRLYLSRNILISKKSKSRKGLIQMIFIIGICTVFLIIYGIWEQRCHQKRLNSIPIRVNINGIRGKSTVTRLITGVVQEAKYKTVGKTTGTSARMIYWFTDEEQPIKRRKEGPNIGEQRRVVKEAADLEAEALICECMAVQPDYQIIFQNKMIQANVGVIVNVLEDHMDVMGPTLDEVAEAFTATIPYNGHLVTIESEYLDYFKEVAEERNTKVIVADNSRISEEFLRKFDYMVFPDNASLALAVAEALGIDEETAFRGMLNAHPDPGAMRITRFADQSKPAFFVNGFAANDPSSTLRIWERVDDFGYSNLAPIVIMNCRPDRVDRTEQFARDVLPYIKAEIVIAIGETTAPITSAFEKGDIPTQEYWNLEGWSTSEIMSRMRPYLKNRIVYGVGNIHGAAEPLIDMIMEEQIGKKQAKVI from the coding sequence ATGAAAAACATAAAAATTGTAAGAATATTGAAACATGATGAGGCAATACGCATTGAACATAGGATTTCAGAATTATACTCAGATGAATTCGGTGTTGTATATGCAGGGAACCACCTAATTTTTAATTGGTATCAACGACTCTACTTAAGTCGAAATATCTTAATAAGCAAGAAATCGAAAAGCAGGAAGGGATTAATACAGATGATCTTCATAATAGGTATATGTACAGTGTTTTTGATTATTTATGGTATATGGGAACAACGTTGCCATCAGAAAAGGCTCAATTCTATCCCAATTCGAGTAAACATAAATGGAATTCGAGGTAAATCTACCGTTACAAGACTAATTACAGGTGTTGTACAAGAAGCGAAATATAAGACTGTAGGGAAAACAACTGGTACATCTGCGCGAATGATATATTGGTTTACTGACGAGGAGCAACCGATTAAGCGCCGTAAAGAAGGTCCTAATATCGGTGAGCAACGCAGGGTAGTTAAAGAGGCTGCTGATTTAGAAGCAGAAGCACTTATTTGTGAATGTATGGCAGTTCAACCCGATTATCAAATTATCTTCCAAAATAAAATGATTCAAGCAAATGTTGGAGTGATTGTAAATGTTTTAGAAGATCATATGGATGTTATGGGACCTACACTTGACGAAGTAGCTGAAGCTTTCACTGCTACCATTCCATATAATGGACATTTAGTCACTATTGAAAGTGAATACTTGGATTACTTTAAAGAGGTTGCAGAAGAGAGAAATACAAAAGTGATTGTTGCGGATAATTCTAGAATTTCAGAAGAATTCTTACGAAAATTTGATTACATGGTCTTCCCAGATAATGCATCGCTTGCTTTAGCGGTAGCAGAGGCTCTTGGGATTGATGAGGAAACAGCATTCCGTGGTATGTTGAATGCTCATCCGGATCCAGGAGCAATGAGAATTACACGTTTTGCTGACCAATCTAAGCCTGCGTTCTTCGTAAATGGTTTTGCAGCGAATGATCCCTCATCAACATTACGTATTTGGGAACGTGTGGATGATTTTGGATATAGTAATCTAGCTCCAATTGTAATTATGAATTGCCGCCCTGACCGCGTTGATCGTACTGAGCAGTTTGCTAGGGATGTTTTGCCATATATTAAAGCGGAAATAGTTATTGCGATTGGAGAAACGACTGCACCTATTACAAGTGCTTTTGAAAAAGGAGATATTCCAACGCAAGAGTATTGGAACTTAGAAGGCTGGTCAACAAGTGAAATTATGTCTCGTATGCGTCCATATTTAAAAAATCGGATTGTATATGGAGTGGGTAATATTCATGGTGCAGCTGAGCCATTAATCGATATGATTATGGAAGAACAAATTGGCAAAAAGCAAGCAAAAGTGATTTAA
- the capC gene encoding capsular polyglutamate amide ligase/translocase CapC — MFGSDLYIALVLGVTLSLIFTERTGILPAGLVVPGYLALVFNQPVFMLVVLFISILTYVIVTYGVSRFMILYGRRKFAATLITGICLKLLFDYCYPVMPFEIFEFRGIGVIVPGLIANTIQRQGLPLTIGTTILLSGATFAIMNIYYLF, encoded by the coding sequence ATGTTTGGATCAGATTTATATATTGCATTAGTATTAGGAGTTACACTGAGCCTTATTTTTACAGAAAGAACAGGTATTTTACCTGCAGGTTTAGTTGTACCTGGTTATTTAGCACTCGTTTTTAATCAGCCCGTATTTATGTTGGTTGTTTTATTTATCAGTATTTTAACATATGTAATCGTTACGTATGGTGTTTCAAGATTCATGATTTTATATGGCCGTAGAAAATTTGCGGCAACGCTAATTACAGGTATTTGTTTAAAACTTTTATTTGATTATTGTTATCCTGTTATGCCATTTGAGATTTTTGAATTCCGTGGTATTGGAGTTATTGTTCCAGGATTAATTGCAAATACAATTCAAAGACAAGGGTTACCATTAACAATTGGAACTACAATTTTGTTAAGTGGTGCAACATTTGCAATCATGAATATTTATTACTTATTTTAA
- the capA gene encoding capsular polyglutamate synthetase CapA: protein MRRKLTFQEKLLIFIKKTKKKNPRYVAIVLPLIAVILIAATWVQRTEAVAPVKHRENEKLTMTMVGDIMMGRHVKEIVNRYGTDYVFRHVSPYLKNSDYVSGNFEHPVLLEDKKNYQKADKNIHLSAKEETVKAVKEAGFTVLNLANNHMTDYGAKGTKDTIKAFKEADLDYVGAGENFKDVKNIVYQNVNGVRVATLGFTDAFVAGAIATKEQPGSLSMNPDVLLKQISKAKDPKKGNADLVVVNTHWGEEYDNKPSPRQEALAKAMVDAGADIIVGHHPHVLQSFDVYKQGIIFYSLGNFVFDQGWTRTKDSALVQYHLRDNGTAILDVVPLNIQEGSPKPVTSALDKNRVYRQLTKDTSKGALWSKKDDKLEIKLNHKHVIEKMKKREKQEHQDKQEKENQVSVETTT, encoded by the coding sequence ATGAGACGAAAATTGACATTTCAAGAAAAGTTACTGATCTTTATTAAGAAAACCAAGAAAAAAAATCCTCGTTATGTAGCAATCGTATTACCTCTTATCGCAGTTATATTAATAGCTGCGACATGGGTACAACGTACAGAAGCAGTAGCACCAGTAAAACATCGTGAGAACGAAAAATTGACGATGACGATGGTTGGTGACATTATGATGGGACGTCACGTAAAAGAGATTGTTAATCGTTACGGTACAGATTATGTTTTTCGTCATGTTTCGCCATATTTAAAAAACTCAGATTACGTAAGTGGGAATTTCGAACATCCTGTTTTGTTAGAAGATAAAAAGAATTATCAAAAAGCAGATAAGAATATTCACTTAAGTGCAAAAGAAGAAACAGTTAAGGCAGTAAAAGAAGCCGGATTTACAGTATTAAATTTGGCGAATAACCATATGACGGATTATGGTGCTAAGGGAACTAAAGATACAATAAAGGCCTTTAAAGAAGCTGATCTTGACTATGTGGGTGCTGGTGAAAATTTCAAAGATGTAAAAAATATTGTGTATCAAAATGTAAATGGTGTTAGGGTTGCTACTCTTGGATTTACAGATGCATTTGTAGCAGGAGCTATTGCAACGAAAGAACAACCAGGTTCGTTAAGTATGAACCCAGATGTATTACTTAAGCAAATTAGTAAGGCAAAGGATCCTAAAAAAGGTAATGCTGATCTTGTCGTAGTAAATACGCACTGGGGGGAAGAATACGATAATAAACCGAGTCCTAGACAGGAAGCCTTAGCAAAAGCAATGGTTGATGCAGGGGCAGATATTATTGTGGGACACCATCCGCATGTACTTCAATCTTTTGATGTGTATAAGCAAGGGATTATCTTCTATAGTTTAGGTAACTTTGTGTTTGACCAAGGATGGACAAGAACAAAAGATAGTGCACTTGTGCAATATCATTTACGTGATAATGGTACTGCAATTCTTGATGTTGTACCTTTAAATATTCAAGAGGGATCACCAAAACCAGTTACCAGTGCATTGGATAAAAATCGTGTGTATCGTCAATTAACAAAAGATACATCCAAGGGTGCTCTATGGAGTAAAAAAGATGATAAATTGGAAATCAAATTAAATCATAAACATGTTATTGAAAAAATGAAAAAGAGGGAAAAGCAAGAGCATCAAGATAAGCAAGAAAAAGAAAATCAAGTATCAGTGGAGACAACAACTTGA
- the capD gene encoding capsule biosynthesis gamma-glutamyltransferase CapD: protein MNSFKWGKKIILFCLIVSLMGGIGVSCSFNKIKDSVKQKIDSMGDKGTYGVSASHPLAVEEGMKVLKNGGSAVDAAIVVSYVLGVVELHASGIGGGGGMLIISKDKETFIDYRETTPYFTGNQKPHIGVPGFVAGMEYIHDNYGSLPMGELLQPAINYAEKGFKVDDSLTMRLDLAKPRIYSDKLSIFYPNGEPIETGETLIQTDLARTLKKIQKEGAKGFYEGGVARAISKTAKISLEDIKGYKVEVRKPVKGNYMGYDVYTAPPPFSGVTLLQMLKLAEKKEVYKDVDHTATYMSKMEEISRIAYQDRKKNLGDPNYVNMDPNKMVSDKYISTMKNENGDALSEAEHESTTHFVIIDRDGTVVSSTNTLSNFFGTGKYTAGFFLNNQLQNFGSEGFNSYEPGKRSRTFMAPTVLKKDGETIGIGSPGGNRIPQILTPILDKYTHGKGSLQDIINEYRFTFEKNTAYTEIQLSSEVKNELSRKGLNVKKKVSPAFFGGVQALIKDERDNVITGAGDGRRNGTWKSNK, encoded by the coding sequence TTGAATTCCTTTAAATGGGGAAAGAAGATAATTCTTTTCTGTTTGATAGTCAGCTTAATGGGGGGTATCGGGGTATCCTGTTCTTTCAATAAAATAAAAGACAGTGTTAAGCAAAAAATTGATAGTATGGGTGATAAAGGAACTTATGGAGTGAGTGCCTCTCACCCCCTTGCGGTTGAGGAAGGTATGAAAGTATTAAAGAACGGTGGAAGTGCAGTAGATGCAGCGATTGTGGTCTCATATGTTTTAGGCGTTGTAGAACTGCATGCCTCAGGAATAGGTGGGGGCGGTGGAATGCTCATTATATCTAAAGATAAAGAAACCTTTATTGATTATCGTGAAACAACTCCGTACTTTACAGGAAACCAAAAGCCACATATTGGAGTACCCGGATTTGTGGCTGGAATGGAGTATATTCATGATAATTATGGTTCATTACCGATGGGTGAGTTATTACAACCAGCCATTAATTATGCGGAAAAAGGGTTCAAGGTAGATGATTCCTTAACAATGCGATTAGACCTTGCGAAGCCACGTATTTATTCTGATAAGCTAAGTATCTTCTATCCGAATGGTGAACCTATTGAAACTGGAGAAACACTTATCCAGACAGATTTAGCGAGAACCTTAAAGAAGATTCAAAAAGAAGGGGCTAAAGGCTTTTATGAAGGAGGAGTCGCTAGGGCAATCAGTAAAACTGCAAAAATATCGTTAGAAGATATAAAAGGATATAAAGTAGAGGTACGTAAACCAGTAAAAGGTAACTACATGGGATATGATGTTTATACCGCTCCACCACCTTTTTCAGGAGTTACTTTATTACAAATGTTGAAATTAGCTGAAAAGAAAGAAGTATATAAAGATGTAGATCATACGGCAACTTATATGTCTAAAATGGAAGAGATTTCAAGGATTGCCTATCAAGATAGAAAGAAAAACCTAGGGGATCCAAATTACGTTAATATGGATCCAAATAAAATGGTGAGTGACAAATATATATCAACAATGAAGAATGAGAATGGTGATGCGCTTTCGGAAGCAGAGCATGAAAGCACAACGCATTTTGTTATCATTGATAGAGATGGAACGGTTGTCTCTTCAACTAATACACTAAGCAATTTCTTTGGAACAGGAAAGTACACAGCAGGGTTCTTCTTAAATAATCAATTGCAGAACTTTGGAAGTGAGGGATTTAATAGTTATGAACCTGGTAAACGTTCACGAACGTTTATGGCCCCCACTGTATTAAAGAAAGATGGGGAAACGATCGGCATTGGGTCACCAGGTGGTAACCGTATTCCGCAAATTTTAACCCCAATATTGGATAAATATACGCATGGTAAGGGTAGCTTGCAAGACATTATCAATGAATACCGTTTTACTTTTGAAAAAAATACAGCGTATACAGAGATTCAGCTAAGTTCAGAAGTGAAAAATGAGTTATCTAGAAAAGGATTGAACGTAAAGAAGAAAGTATCCCCTGCCTTTTTTGGTGGGGTACAGGCCTTAATTAAAGACGAGAGAGATAATGTTATCACCGGCGCTGGAGATGGCAGAAGAAATGGAACTTGGAAATCAAATAAATAG
- the capE gene encoding capsule biosynthesis protein CapE, whose amino-acid sequence MVKKVFGWIMPILIVGLLLVTMGTFKRSETLTTDEQKKISDYLQANP is encoded by the coding sequence ATGGTTAAAAAAGTTTTTGGATGGATTATGCCGATTTTAATTGTAGGTTTATTACTTGTAACAATGGGGACCTTTAAACGTTCGGAAACATTAACGACTGATGAGCAGAAGAAGATTAGTGATTATCTACAGGCTAACCCCTAA
- a CDS encoding YxeA family protein, with the protein MLAIVRVGCDVSSPSKIGTVEYYVQIQREGEIKGNERVYTLLTYDKEGTEKKVTFTSQKPNNEKLKENAFLRLYIKQEDKEKADIPDTEVKSYEEIQKDDLPAKTKEQLGVK; encoded by the coding sequence ATGCTAGCAATAGTTAGAGTTGGTTGTGATGTATCTTCACCAAGTAAAATCGGCACAGTTGAATATTATGTCCAAATACAAAGAGAAGGTGAAATAAAAGGTAATGAACGTGTCTATACATTATTGACTTATGACAAAGAGGGAACAGAAAAGAAGGTCACATTTACTAGTCAAAAGCCTAATAATGAGAAGCTAAAAGAAAATGCATTTTTACGTCTTTATATTAAACAAGAGGATAAAGAGAAAGCAGACATACCTGATACAGAAGTTAAATCCTATGAAGAGATACAGAAAGACGATTTACCAGCAAAAACAAAAGAACAATTAGGTGTAAAATAA
- the acpB gene encoding capsule synthesis positive regulator AcpB gives MEKDIKRQIQILEIITSEEKWFTTIEISKILRCCNKTIMKDISFIKDFLPEDWHIKIKKGKGVRIYLPYNKHRNEITFLLFRESLTFRILQHLFERETKTIATLAERLYIQVPSILPALKRVENYLKKFGLKLRKKPLRLEGDEVRIMIMYLDLYLKSYNDTEWPFEKLKKEVIFQYLGTLEESLGISLHVVSKRHLSFFIAILLKRKQQGYKVQLNRKFLYFNTETPDYVKIGRIFEKLEREFGVSLTVQDKILLTISIKSSKYVYKDINKEKEESVQYFKEGNLSIYELVKDFINSLEEKLKVDLISDEEFIFALVDYFKRTIYHLQYLCMFERPQKQTIQYMQTEHSETFSAVKEVYTEFVKKNEIADYVSVEEIAKVTMYIEASRLRYTSNYKKVLLVTGESESWAEYLAATLAKRFGDKIQISTVFFAKKSDHDVNADFIISTIPLDLGSTPIICVNSIPTERDYTNIQYYLDLQDG, from the coding sequence ATGGAAAAAGATATAAAAAGACAAATCCAAATCTTAGAAATAATTACAAGCGAAGAAAAATGGTTTACAACTATTGAAATTTCTAAAATTTTAAGATGTTGTAACAAAACGATTATGAAAGATATTTCATTTATCAAAGATTTTTTACCTGAAGACTGGCATATAAAAATAAAAAAGGGAAAGGGAGTTAGAATTTATCTACCCTATAATAAACATAGAAATGAAATTACTTTCTTACTTTTTCGGGAATCTTTAACTTTCCGGATATTACAACATTTATTTGAGAGAGAAACAAAAACAATTGCTACCTTAGCAGAGAGATTATATATACAAGTCCCATCTATTCTACCTGCATTAAAAAGAGTAGAGAATTATCTTAAAAAATTTGGTTTGAAGCTTCGTAAGAAACCTCTTAGACTTGAGGGGGATGAAGTTCGAATCATGATAATGTATTTGGATCTGTATTTAAAATCTTATAATGATACAGAGTGGCCATTTGAAAAATTGAAAAAAGAAGTTATTTTTCAATACCTTGGAACTCTTGAAGAATCATTAGGAATCTCATTACATGTGGTTTCTAAAAGGCATTTATCTTTTTTTATAGCAATTTTATTAAAACGAAAGCAACAGGGATACAAAGTTCAATTAAATAGAAAGTTTTTATACTTTAATACAGAAACTCCCGATTATGTGAAAATAGGAAGAATATTCGAAAAGCTAGAACGTGAATTTGGTGTTAGCTTAACAGTACAAGATAAGATTTTGTTAACAATTAGTATTAAGAGTTCTAAATATGTTTACAAAGATATAAATAAAGAGAAAGAGGAGAGTGTTCAATATTTTAAGGAAGGAAATTTATCGATTTATGAGTTAGTTAAAGACTTTATCAATTCATTAGAAGAAAAATTAAAAGTAGATCTAATAAGTGATGAAGAATTTATTTTTGCATTAGTCGACTATTTTAAAAGAACGATATATCATTTACAATACCTATGTATGTTTGAAAGGCCGCAAAAACAAACTATACAGTATATGCAAACTGAACATTCGGAAACCTTCTCAGCAGTAAAGGAAGTATACACAGAATTTGTCAAAAAAAATGAGATAGCAGACTATGTATCTGTTGAAGAAATTGCAAAAGTTACAATGTATATAGAGGCAAGTAGGCTTCGTTATACTAGTAATTATAAAAAGGTATTACTTGTCACAGGAGAAAGTGAAAGTTGGGCAGAGTATCTAGCTGCTACTTTGGCAAAAAGGTTTGGTGATAAAATACAAATTTCAACTGTTTTTTTTGCTAAAAAGAGTGATCACGATGTTAATGCTGACTTTATTATTTCAACAATACCTCTTGACTTAGGTTCAACCCCTATTATATGTGTTAATTCTATCCCTACAGAACGCGATTACACCAATATACAGTATTATCTAGATTTACAAGATGGTTAG
- a CDS encoding TetR/AcrR family transcriptional regulator has translation MTKVDKVKEKIIETSLYLFNTNGITRTSIQDIMTATELPKGSIYRRFKNKEEIVLAAYDKSGEIMWSHFHKAMENKKTAIDKILAIFLVYQDAANNPPIAGGCPLLNSAIESTGVFPELQKAAAKGYDDTVMLMASLIKEGIEKQELKEDIDIISLASFLASSMEGAIMASRVSNDNIHHQYFIEQIKHHLYSYSK, from the coding sequence ATGACTAAAGTTGATAAGGTAAAAGAAAAAATTATTGAAACATCTTTATATTTATTTAATACTAATGGGATAACTCGCACATCCATTCAGGATATAATGACAGCCACTGAACTACCGAAAGGATCTATTTATCGTAGATTCAAAAATAAAGAAGAAATTGTTCTTGCTGCCTACGACAAAAGTGGTGAGATTATGTGGAGTCATTTTCATAAAGCAATGGAAAATAAAAAAACAGCAATCGATAAAATCCTTGCAATTTTCCTTGTATATCAAGATGCAGCTAATAATCCTCCTATTGCTGGAGGCTGTCCATTACTTAATAGCGCCATTGAAAGTACTGGAGTATTTCCAGAATTACAAAAAGCAGCAGCAAAAGGCTATGATGATACAGTAATGTTAATGGCCTCTCTCATAAAGGAAGGAATAGAGAAACAAGAACTTAAAGAAGATATAGACATTATATCGCTCGCTTCTTTTCTTGCCTCTTCAATGGAGGGAGCTATAATGGCAAGTCGAGTTTCTAACGATAATATACACCATCAATATTTCATTGAACAAATAAAGCATCATCTTTACTCTTATTCTAAATAA